One genomic region from Kwoniella dejecticola CBS 10117 chromosome 1, complete sequence encodes:
- a CDS encoding 26S protease regulatory subunit 6A-B, with protein MSAPASDPPPPPQDSGSGDNKPENATISQSNGEGQQTADSANPPAEDVAMEEEKTQEDDLEDVPEGVKNGEAADIKMQTRMIDNEIKMMRQESLRLAHEREQMTDKIGDNMTKIKQNKVLPYLVSKVVEILDVDAEEQEGAAHNEQNAKKSKCAVIKTSTRQTVFLPIIGLVPHEELRPSDLIGVNKDSYLILDKLPAEYDARVKAMEVDERPTETYTDIGGLDKQVEELIEAIVLPMQQADKFKTLGITPPKGCLMYGPPGTGKTLLARACAAQTNACYLKLAGPALVQMYIGDGAKLVRDAFELAKEKAPAIIFIDELDAIGTKRFDSDKSGDREVQRTMLELLNQLDGFSSDSRIKVIAATNRIDILDPALLRSGRLDRKIEFPLPNESARERILQIHSRKLNHHGVNFEELARSTEDMNGAQLKAVCVEAGMLALRQNATQLSHEHFHGGILEVQARKAKEHHYFA; from the exons ATGTCTGCTCCTGCATCAgaccctcctcctcctcctcaggaTTCAGGCAGCGGCGACAACAAGCCCGAAAACGCCACTATTTCGCAGTCGAATGGAGAGGGTCAGCAAACTGCCGATTCAGCCAACCCACCCGCCGAAGACGTAgcgatggaggaagagaaaacTCAGGAGGATGATCTTGAAGACGTTCCAGAAGGTGTGAAGAAT GGCGAAGCCGCAGACATAAAAATGCAGACACGTATGATCgacaacgagatcaagatgatgaggcaaGAATCTCTGAGGCTCGCTCACGAGAGAGAACAAATGACGGACAAGATTGGAGATAAtatgaccaagatcaagcagaacaaggTTCTGCCTTACTTGGTATCGAAGGTGGTCGAA ATtctcgatgtcgatgctgaagaaCAAGAGGGGGCCGCTCATAACGAGCAAAACGcaaagaagtcgaagtgTGCCGTGATCAAGACTTCGACTAGACAA ACCGTCTTCCTACCCATCATCGGTCTTGTTCCACACGAGGAACTGCGTCCCAGTGATCTGATCGGTGTGAACAAGGACTCATACCTGATACTTGATAAATTACCTGCTG AATACGATGCCCGAGTCAAAGCGATGGAGGTCGATGAAAGACCGACGGAGACATACACAGATATCGGTGGTCTGGACAAACAAGTCGAAGAGCTGATCGAGGCTAT TGTGCTACCCATgcaacaagctgataagtTCAAAACGCTCGGTATAACACCACCAAAAGGTTGCTTGATGTATGGCCCACCAG GTACTGGTAAAACCCTGCTCGCTCGAGCTTGTGCCGCGCAGACGAACGCTTGTTACCTCAAATTGGCGGGTCCAGCACTTGTCCAG ATGTACATCGGTGATGGTGCAAAATTAGTCCGAGACGCGTTTGAATtagcgaaagagaaagccCCTGCCATCATATTCATCGACGAATTGGACGCTATCGGTACCAAGAGGTTCGACAGTGACAAGTCTGGTGATCGAGAAGTGCAAAGAACCATGTTGGAATTGCTGAATCAATTGGATGGATTCTCGAGCGACAGCcgaatcaag GTCATCGCTGCTACCAACCGAATAGACATTCTTGACcccgctcttcttcgttccgGTCGTTTAGACCGAAAGATTGAATTCCCCTTGCCTAACGAATCAGCTAGAGAGCGTATATTGCAAATTCATTCCAGAAAGCTCAACCACCACGGTGTGAA CTTTGAGGAGTTGGCGCGATCGACTGAGGATATGAATGGTGCACAACTGAAGGCTGTCTGTGTGGAAGCGGGAATG CTGGCTTTGCGTCAAAATGCTACTCAGCTGTCGCATGAGCACTTCCATGGCGGTATATTGGAAGTACAAGCccgaaaagccaaagaacACCAC TACTTTGCATAA